One window from the genome of Chiroxiphia lanceolata isolate bChiLan1 chromosome 15, bChiLan1.pri, whole genome shotgun sequence encodes:
- the IRF1 gene encoding interferon regulatory factor 1 — protein MPVSRMRMRPWLEMQINSNQIPGLIWINKDKRIFQIPWKHAAKHGWDMEKDACLFRSWAIHTGRYKEGEKDPDPKTWKANFRCAMNSLPDIEEVKDKSINKGSSAVRVYRMLPPLTKHQKKERKSKSSREVRNRSKRKFCEEERLEESAERFPNTPLPDDHSGYTMHEYTGQEVEMESTSMTLDLSSCEVSGSLPDWRPALDVPMADSTNDLYQLQVSPLASSSEVTDEDEEEINPDIFKLLVPAQDWHNTSIGGKGFLTNESGTQTMCSTFSYKEQDGEIDTTSGEADFRFLDQKSSLDFSWLDTVRPVIHCGL, from the exons ATGCCAGTGTCAAGAATGCGCATGAGGCCCTGGCTGGAAATGCAGATTAATTCCAATCAAATACCAGGACTGATATGGATTAACAAG GATAAGAGGATATTTCAGATCCCATGGAAACATGCAGCTAAGCACGGCTGGGACATGGAGAAGGATGCCTGCCTTTTCCGGAGCTGGGCCATTCACACAG GAAGATATAAAGAAGGTGAGAAAGATCCTGATCCAAAAACCTGGAAGGCAAACTTCCGCTGTGCCATGAATTCCCTGCCTGACATCGAAGAAGTGAAGGACAAAAGCATCAACAAAGGCTCCAGTGCTGTCAGGGTTTACAGGATGCTGCCACCCTTGACAAAGCATCAGAAGAAAG aaagGAAGTCAAAGTCTTCAAGAGAAGTCAGAAACAGGAGCAAGAGAAAG TTCTGTgaagaggagaggctggaggagtCAGCAGAAAGGTTCCCCAACACCCCCCTGCCAGATGACCACAGCGGCTACACCATGCACGAGTACACAGGGCAGGAAGTGGAGATGGAGAGCACGTCCATGACCTTGG ACCTGTCCTCCTGCGAGGTGAGCGGCTCCCTGCCCGACTGGAGGCCGGCCCTGGACGTGCCCATGGCTGACAGCACCAACGACCTCTACCAGCTCCAGGTGTCCCCCCTGGCCTCGTCCTCTGAAG TCACAGATGAAGATGAAGAGGAAATAAACCCAGATATTTTTAAG ctgcttGTACCAGCCCAAGACTGGCACAACACCAGCATTGGTGGGAAGGGCTTTCTCACCAACGAGTCGGGCACCCAGACCATGTGCAGCACCTTCAGCTACAAGGAGCAGGACGGGGAGATCGACACCACCTCAG GAGAGGCAGATTTCAGGTTCCTTGACCAGAAAAGCAGCCTAGACTTCTCCTGGCTGGATACAGTGAGGCCTGTCATTCACTGTGGCTTGTAA